From a region of the Cololabis saira isolate AMF1-May2022 chromosome 8, fColSai1.1, whole genome shotgun sequence genome:
- the znf740a gene encoding gastrula zinc finger protein XlCGF57.1 isoform X20 has product MSHLPSSSVRDHMKWAGLLGCEAVLSSMALMQASSMAAPPKKMMAPLGHAPPQREGPDRAPQGHMILPSGMSCPPLLIRKEGEFQAPRLLDEKEMRANEDMQQKKKNRKSVTPCKVREQEGRGGKGTGGDENGPASKVQKNFICDHCYGAFRSGYHLKRHILIHTGVKPYACSMCDMRFFQRYHLARHTLTHTGVKPYACSMCDMRFFQRYHLARHTLTHTGVKPYACTMCDMRFIQRYQLERHSLTHTGVKPYACTMCDKRFFQRYHLARHSLTHMGVKPFACTMCDMKFFQRYHLARHSLTHTGVKPYACTMCDKRFFQRYHLARHSLTHMGVKPFACTMCDMRFVQRYHLARHSLTHTGVKPYACTMCDKRFFQRYHLARHSLTHMGVKPFACTMCDMRFVQRYHLTRHSLTHTGVKPYACSMCDMRFIQRNHLERHSLTHTGEKPFACDMCDMRFIQRYHLERHKRVHSGEKPYQCERCQQNFSRTDRLLRHRRLCQGRGVAKVENQPCCEPRPYPQEPPPAPPTWSPLHPPPGRLAV; this is encoded by the exons ATGTCACATCTGCCCAGCAGCTCAGTCCGCGACCATATGAAATGG GCGGGGCTGCTTGGCTGTGAAGCTGTCCTCTCCAGTATGGCTTTGATGCAGGCCAGTTCGATGGCCGCTCCACCCAAAAAAATGATGGCTCCACTTGGCCATGCACCGCCTCAGAGAGAGGGACCTGACCGTGCTCCCCAGGGCCATATGATTCTCCCATCGGGAATGAgctgtccaccactg CTTATCCGGAAGGAAGGTGAATTCCAAGCTCCTCGCTTACTGGATGAGAAAGAGATGAGGGCCAACGAGGacatgcagcagaaaaaaaagaacaggaaATCAGTAACACCCTGTAAAGTGAGAGAACAAGAGGGAAGGGGAGGGAAG GGTACAGGTGGCGATGAGAATGGTCCAGCATCCAAAGTGCAGAAAAATTTTATCTGCGACCACTGTTATGGAGCGTTTAGGAGTGGATACCACCTGAAGAGACATATCCTCATTCATACAG GGGTGAAGCCATATGCTTGCTCAATGTGTGACATGAGATTTTTCCAGAGATACCACCTGGCAAGACACACGCTCACCCATACGG GGGTGAAGCCATACGCTTGCTCCATGTGTGACATGAGGTTCTTCCAGCGTTACCATTTGGCAAGACACACCCTCACACATACTG GGGTGAAGCCTTATGCTTGCACTATGTGTGACATGAGGTTTATTCAACGTTACCAACTGGAGAGACACAGTCTAACTCATACAG GGGTGAAGCCGTACGCTTGCACCATGTGTGACAAGAGGTTTTTTCAGCGCTACCACCTGGCGAGACACAGCCTCACTCATATGG GTGTGAAACCTTTTGCTTGCACCATGTGTGACATGAAGTTTTTTCAACGTTACCACCTGGCGAGACACAGCCTCACTCATACGG GTGTGAAACCTTATGCTTGCACCATGTGTGACAAGAGGTTTTTTCAGCGCTACCACCTGGCGAGACACAGCCTCACTCATATGG GTGTGAAACCTTTTGCTTGTACCATGTGTGACATGAGGTTTGTTCAGCGTTACCACCTGGCGAGACACAGCCTCACTCATACGG GTGTGAAACCTTATGCTTGCACCATGTGTGACAAGAGGTTTTTTCAGCGCTACCACCTGGCGAGACACAGCCTCACTCATATGG GTGTGAAACCTTTTGCTTGTACCATGTGTGACATGAGGTTTGTTCAGCGTTACCACCTGACGAGACACAGCCTCACTCATACGG GGGTGAAGCCGTATGCTTGTTCCATGTGTGACATGAGGTTTATTCAGCGTAACCACCTGGAGAGACACAGCCTCACTCATACGG GAGAGAAGCCATTTGCATGTGACATGTGTGATATGAGGTTTATTCAGCGCTACCACCTTGAGAGACACAAGCGTGTCCATAGTGGGGAGAAGCCTTATCAGTGTGAACGGTGCCAGCAG AACTTCTCACGCACAGACCGGCTGTTGCGACATCGGCGATTGTGCCAGGGTCGTGGCGTTGCCAAAGTAGAGAACCAGCCATGCTGCGAACCGCGCCCGTATCCACAAGAACCGCCACCCGCACCCCCAACCTGGAGCCCTTTGCACCCTCCTCCAGGGCGGTTGGCAGTCTGA
- the znf740a gene encoding gastrula zinc finger protein XlCGF58.1 isoform X14: protein MSHLPSSSVRDHMKWAGLLGCEAVLSSMALMQASSMAAPPKKMMAPLGHAPPQREGPDRAPQGHMILPSGMSCPPLLIRKEGEFQAPRLLDEKEMRANEDMQQKKKNRKSVTPCKVREQEGRGGKGTGGDENGPASKVQKNFICDHCYGAFRSGYHLKRHILIHTGEKPYACAVCDMRFIQRYHLERHSLIHTGVKPYACTMCDMRFFQRYHLERHRLTHTGVKPYACSMCDMRFFQRYHLARHTLTHTGVKPYACSMCDMRFFQRYHLARHSLTHTGVKPYACSMCDMRFFQRYHLARHTLTHTGVKPYACSMCDMRFFQRYHLARHTLTHTGVKPYACTMCDMRFIQRYQLERHSLTHTGVKPYACTMCDKRFFQRYHLARHSLTHMGVKPFACTMCDMRFVQRYHLARHSLTHTGVKPYACTMCDKRFFQRYHLARHSLTHMGVKPFACTMCDMRFVQRYHLTRHSLTHTGVKPYACSMCDMRFIQRNHLERHSLTHTGEKPFACDMCDMRFIQRYHLERHKRVHSGEKPYQCERCQQNFSRTDRLLRHRRLCQGRGVAKVENQPCCEPRPYPQEPPPAPPTWSPLHPPPGRLAV from the exons ATGTCACATCTGCCCAGCAGCTCAGTCCGCGACCATATGAAATGG GCGGGGCTGCTTGGCTGTGAAGCTGTCCTCTCCAGTATGGCTTTGATGCAGGCCAGTTCGATGGCCGCTCCACCCAAAAAAATGATGGCTCCACTTGGCCATGCACCGCCTCAGAGAGAGGGACCTGACCGTGCTCCCCAGGGCCATATGATTCTCCCATCGGGAATGAgctgtccaccactg CTTATCCGGAAGGAAGGTGAATTCCAAGCTCCTCGCTTACTGGATGAGAAAGAGATGAGGGCCAACGAGGacatgcagcagaaaaaaaagaacaggaaATCAGTAACACCCTGTAAAGTGAGAGAACAAGAGGGAAGGGGAGGGAAG GGTACAGGTGGCGATGAGAATGGTCCAGCATCCAAAGTGCAGAAAAATTTTATCTGCGACCACTGTTATGGAGCGTTTAGGAGTGGATACCACCTGAAGAGACATATCCTCATTCATACAG GGGAGAAGCCGTATGCTTGTGCCGTATGTGACATGAGGTTTATTCAGCGTTACCACCTGGAGAGACACAGCCTCATTCACACGG GAGTGAAGCCGTACGCTTGTACCATGTGTGACATGAGGTTTTTCCAGCGTTACCACCTGGAGAGACACAGACTCACACATACGG GGGTGAAGCCATACGCTTGCTCCATGTGTGACATGAGGTTCTTCCAACGTTACCATCTGGCAAGACACACCCTCACACATACTG GGGTGAAGCCATACGCTTGCTCCATGTGTGATATGAGATTTTTTCAGCGCTACCACTTGGCAAGACACAGCCTCACCCACACGG GGGTGAAGCCATATGCTTGCTCAATGTGTGACATGAGATTTTTCCAGAGATACCACCTGGCAAGACACACGCTCACCCATACGG GGGTGAAGCCATACGCTTGCTCCATGTGTGACATGAGGTTCTTCCAGCGTTACCATTTGGCAAGACACACCCTCACACATACTG GGGTGAAGCCTTATGCTTGCACTATGTGTGACATGAGGTTTATTCAACGTTACCAACTGGAGAGACACAGTCTAACTCATACAG GTGTGAAACCTTATGCTTGCACCATGTGTGACAAGAGGTTTTTTCAGCGCTACCACCTGGCGAGACACAGCCTCACTCATATGG GTGTGAAACCTTTTGCTTGTACCATGTGTGACATGAGGTTTGTTCAGCGTTACCACCTGGCGAGACACAGCCTCACTCATACGG GTGTGAAACCTTATGCTTGCACCATGTGTGACAAGAGGTTTTTTCAGCGCTACCACCTGGCGAGACACAGCCTCACTCATATGG GTGTGAAACCTTTTGCTTGTACCATGTGTGACATGAGGTTTGTTCAGCGTTACCACCTGACGAGACACAGCCTCACTCATACGG GGGTGAAGCCGTATGCTTGTTCCATGTGTGACATGAGGTTTATTCAGCGTAACCACCTGGAGAGACACAGCCTCACTCATACGG GAGAGAAGCCATTTGCATGTGACATGTGTGATATGAGGTTTATTCAGCGCTACCACCTTGAGAGACACAAGCGTGTCCATAGTGGGGAGAAGCCTTATCAGTGTGAACGGTGCCAGCAG AACTTCTCACGCACAGACCGGCTGTTGCGACATCGGCGATTGTGCCAGGGTCGTGGCGTTGCCAAAGTAGAGAACCAGCCATGCTGCGAACCGCGCCCGTATCCACAAGAACCGCCACCCGCACCCCCAACCTGGAGCCCTTTGCACCCTCCTCCAGGGCGGTTGGCAGTCTGA
- the znf740a gene encoding gastrula zinc finger protein XlCGF57.1 isoform X11: MSHLPSSSVRDHMKWAGLLGCEAVLSSMALMQASSMAAPPKKMMAPLGHAPPQREGPDRAPQGHMILPSGMSCPPLLIRKEGEFQAPRLLDEKEMRANEDMQQKKKNRKSVTPCKVREQEGRGGKGTGGDENGPASKVQKNFICDHCYGAFRSGYHLKRHILIHTGEKPYACAVCDMRFIQRYHLERHSLIHTGVKPYACTMCDMRFFQRYHLERHRLTHTGVKPYACSMCDMRFFQRYHLARHTLTHTGVKPYACSMCDMRFFQRYHLARHSLTHTGVKPYACSMCDMRFFQRYHLARHTLTHTGVKPYACSMCDMRFFQRYHLARHTLTHTGVKPYACTMCDMRFIQRYQLERHSLTHTGVKPYACTMCDKRFFQRYHLARHSLTHMGVKPFACTMCDMKFFQRYHLARHSLTHTGVKPYACTMCDKRFFQRYHLARHSLTHMGVKPFACTMCDMRFVQRYHLARHSLTHTGVKPYACTMCDKRFFQRYHLARHSLTHMGEKPFACDMCDMRFIQRYHLERHKRVHSGEKPYQCERCQQNFSRTDRLLRHRRLCQGRGVAKVENQPCCEPRPYPQEPPPAPPTWSPLHPPPGRLAV, translated from the exons ATGTCACATCTGCCCAGCAGCTCAGTCCGCGACCATATGAAATGG GCGGGGCTGCTTGGCTGTGAAGCTGTCCTCTCCAGTATGGCTTTGATGCAGGCCAGTTCGATGGCCGCTCCACCCAAAAAAATGATGGCTCCACTTGGCCATGCACCGCCTCAGAGAGAGGGACCTGACCGTGCTCCCCAGGGCCATATGATTCTCCCATCGGGAATGAgctgtccaccactg CTTATCCGGAAGGAAGGTGAATTCCAAGCTCCTCGCTTACTGGATGAGAAAGAGATGAGGGCCAACGAGGacatgcagcagaaaaaaaagaacaggaaATCAGTAACACCCTGTAAAGTGAGAGAACAAGAGGGAAGGGGAGGGAAG GGTACAGGTGGCGATGAGAATGGTCCAGCATCCAAAGTGCAGAAAAATTTTATCTGCGACCACTGTTATGGAGCGTTTAGGAGTGGATACCACCTGAAGAGACATATCCTCATTCATACAG GGGAGAAGCCGTATGCTTGTGCCGTATGTGACATGAGGTTTATTCAGCGTTACCACCTGGAGAGACACAGCCTCATTCACACGG GAGTGAAGCCGTACGCTTGTACCATGTGTGACATGAGGTTTTTCCAGCGTTACCACCTGGAGAGACACAGACTCACACATACGG GGGTGAAGCCATACGCTTGCTCCATGTGTGACATGAGGTTCTTCCAACGTTACCATCTGGCAAGACACACCCTCACACATACTG GGGTGAAGCCATACGCTTGCTCCATGTGTGATATGAGATTTTTTCAGCGCTACCACTTGGCAAGACACAGCCTCACCCACACGG GGGTGAAGCCATATGCTTGCTCAATGTGTGACATGAGATTTTTCCAGAGATACCACCTGGCAAGACACACGCTCACCCATACGG GGGTGAAGCCATACGCTTGCTCCATGTGTGACATGAGGTTCTTCCAGCGTTACCATTTGGCAAGACACACCCTCACACATACTG GGGTGAAGCCTTATGCTTGCACTATGTGTGACATGAGGTTTATTCAACGTTACCAACTGGAGAGACACAGTCTAACTCATACAG GGGTGAAGCCGTACGCTTGCACCATGTGTGACAAGAGGTTTTTTCAGCGCTACCACCTGGCGAGACACAGCCTCACTCATATGG GTGTGAAACCTTTTGCTTGCACCATGTGTGACATGAAGTTTTTTCAACGTTACCACCTGGCGAGACACAGCCTCACTCATACGG GTGTGAAACCTTATGCTTGCACCATGTGTGACAAGAGGTTTTTTCAGCGCTACCACCTGGCGAGACACAGCCTCACTCATATGG GTGTGAAACCTTTTGCTTGTACCATGTGTGACATGAGGTTTGTTCAGCGTTACCACCTGGCGAGACACAGCCTCACTCATACGG GTGTGAAACCTTATGCTTGCACCATGTGTGACAAGAGGTTTTTTCAGCGCTACCACCTGGCGAGACACAGCCTCACTCATATGG GAGAGAAGCCATTTGCATGTGACATGTGTGATATGAGGTTTATTCAGCGCTACCACCTTGAGAGACACAAGCGTGTCCATAGTGGGGAGAAGCCTTATCAGTGTGAACGGTGCCAGCAG AACTTCTCACGCACAGACCGGCTGTTGCGACATCGGCGATTGTGCCAGGGTCGTGGCGTTGCCAAAGTAGAGAACCAGCCATGCTGCGAACCGCGCCCGTATCCACAAGAACCGCCACCCGCACCCCCAACCTGGAGCCCTTTGCACCCTCCTCCAGGGCGGTTGGCAGTCTGA
- the znf740a gene encoding gastrula zinc finger protein XlCGF58.1 isoform X4, producing the protein MSHLPSSSVRDHMKWAGLLGCEAVLSSMALMQASSMAAPPKKMMAPLGHAPPQREGPDRAPQGHMILPSGMSCPPLLIRKEGEFQAPRLLDEKEMRANEDMQQKKKNRKSVTPCKVREQEGRGGKGTGGDENGPASKVQKNFICDHCYGAFRSGYHLKRHILIHTGEKPYACAVCDMRFIQRYHLERHSLIHTGVKPYACTMCDMRFFQRYHLERHRLTHTGVKPYACSMCDMRFFQRYHLARHTLTHTGVKPYACSMCDMRFFQRYHLARHSLTHTGVKPYACSMCDMRFFQRYHLARHTLTHTGVKPYACSMCDMRFFQRYHLARHTLTHTGVKPYACTMCDMRFIQRYQLERHSLTHTGVKPYACTMCDKRFFQRYHLARHSLTHMGVKPFACTMCDMKFFQRYHLARHSLTHTGVKPYACTMCDKRFFQRYHLARHSLTHMGVKPYACTMCDKRFFQRYHLARHSLTHMGVKPFACTMCDMRFVQRYHLTRHSLTHTGVKPYACSMCDMRFIQRNHLERHSLTHTGEKPFACDMCDMRFIQRYHLERHKRVHSGEKPYQCERCQQNFSRTDRLLRHRRLCQGRGVAKVENQPCCEPRPYPQEPPPAPPTWSPLHPPPGRLAV; encoded by the exons ATGTCACATCTGCCCAGCAGCTCAGTCCGCGACCATATGAAATGG GCGGGGCTGCTTGGCTGTGAAGCTGTCCTCTCCAGTATGGCTTTGATGCAGGCCAGTTCGATGGCCGCTCCACCCAAAAAAATGATGGCTCCACTTGGCCATGCACCGCCTCAGAGAGAGGGACCTGACCGTGCTCCCCAGGGCCATATGATTCTCCCATCGGGAATGAgctgtccaccactg CTTATCCGGAAGGAAGGTGAATTCCAAGCTCCTCGCTTACTGGATGAGAAAGAGATGAGGGCCAACGAGGacatgcagcagaaaaaaaagaacaggaaATCAGTAACACCCTGTAAAGTGAGAGAACAAGAGGGAAGGGGAGGGAAG GGTACAGGTGGCGATGAGAATGGTCCAGCATCCAAAGTGCAGAAAAATTTTATCTGCGACCACTGTTATGGAGCGTTTAGGAGTGGATACCACCTGAAGAGACATATCCTCATTCATACAG GGGAGAAGCCGTATGCTTGTGCCGTATGTGACATGAGGTTTATTCAGCGTTACCACCTGGAGAGACACAGCCTCATTCACACGG GAGTGAAGCCGTACGCTTGTACCATGTGTGACATGAGGTTTTTCCAGCGTTACCACCTGGAGAGACACAGACTCACACATACGG GGGTGAAGCCATACGCTTGCTCCATGTGTGACATGAGGTTCTTCCAACGTTACCATCTGGCAAGACACACCCTCACACATACTG GGGTGAAGCCATACGCTTGCTCCATGTGTGATATGAGATTTTTTCAGCGCTACCACTTGGCAAGACACAGCCTCACCCACACGG GGGTGAAGCCATATGCTTGCTCAATGTGTGACATGAGATTTTTCCAGAGATACCACCTGGCAAGACACACGCTCACCCATACGG GGGTGAAGCCATACGCTTGCTCCATGTGTGACATGAGGTTCTTCCAGCGTTACCATTTGGCAAGACACACCCTCACACATACTG GGGTGAAGCCTTATGCTTGCACTATGTGTGACATGAGGTTTATTCAACGTTACCAACTGGAGAGACACAGTCTAACTCATACAG GGGTGAAGCCGTACGCTTGCACCATGTGTGACAAGAGGTTTTTTCAGCGCTACCACCTGGCGAGACACAGCCTCACTCATATGG GTGTGAAACCTTTTGCTTGCACCATGTGTGACATGAAGTTTTTTCAACGTTACCACCTGGCGAGACACAGCCTCACTCATACGG GTGTGAAACCTTATGCTTGCACCATGTGTGACAAGAGGTTTTTTCAGCGCTACCACCTGGCGAGACACAGCCTCACTCATATGG GTGTGAAACCTTATGCTTGCACCATGTGTGACAAGAGGTTTTTTCAGCGCTACCACCTGGCGAGACACAGCCTCACTCATATGG GTGTGAAACCTTTTGCTTGTACCATGTGTGACATGAGGTTTGTTCAGCGTTACCACCTGACGAGACACAGCCTCACTCATACGG GGGTGAAGCCGTATGCTTGTTCCATGTGTGACATGAGGTTTATTCAGCGTAACCACCTGGAGAGACACAGCCTCACTCATACGG GAGAGAAGCCATTTGCATGTGACATGTGTGATATGAGGTTTATTCAGCGCTACCACCTTGAGAGACACAAGCGTGTCCATAGTGGGGAGAAGCCTTATCAGTGTGAACGGTGCCAGCAG AACTTCTCACGCACAGACCGGCTGTTGCGACATCGGCGATTGTGCCAGGGTCGTGGCGTTGCCAAAGTAGAGAACCAGCCATGCTGCGAACCGCGCCCGTATCCACAAGAACCGCCACCCGCACCCCCAACCTGGAGCCCTTTGCACCCTCCTCCAGGGCGGTTGGCAGTCTGA
- the znf740a gene encoding gastrula zinc finger protein XlCGF57.1 isoform X18, whose product MSHLPSSSVRDHMKWAGLLGCEAVLSSMALMQASSMAAPPKKMMAPLGHAPPQREGPDRAPQGHMILPSGMSCPPLLIRKEGEFQAPRLLDEKEMRANEDMQQKKKNRKSVTPCKVREQEGRGGKGTGGDENGPASKVQKNFICDHCYGAFRSGYHLKRHILIHTGVKPYACSMCDMRFFQRYHLARHTLTHTGVKPYACSMCDMRFFQRYHLARHTLTHTGVKPYACSMCDMRFFQRYHLARHTLTHTGVKPYACTMCDMRFIQRYQLERHSLTHTGVKPYACTMCDKRFFQRYHLARHSLTHMGVKPFACTMCDMKFFQRYHLARHSLTHTGVKPYACTMCDKRFFQRYHLARHSLTHMGVKPFACTMCDMRFVQRYHLARHSLTHTGVKPYACTMCDKRFFQRYHLARHSLTHMGVKPFACTMCDMRFVQRYHLTRHSLTHTGVKPYACSMCDMRFIQRNHLERHSLTHTGEKPFACDMCDMRFIQRYHLERHKRVHSGEKPYQCERCQQNFSRTDRLLRHRRLCQGRGVAKVENQPCCEPRPYPQEPPPAPPTWSPLHPPPGRLAV is encoded by the exons ATGTCACATCTGCCCAGCAGCTCAGTCCGCGACCATATGAAATGG GCGGGGCTGCTTGGCTGTGAAGCTGTCCTCTCCAGTATGGCTTTGATGCAGGCCAGTTCGATGGCCGCTCCACCCAAAAAAATGATGGCTCCACTTGGCCATGCACCGCCTCAGAGAGAGGGACCTGACCGTGCTCCCCAGGGCCATATGATTCTCCCATCGGGAATGAgctgtccaccactg CTTATCCGGAAGGAAGGTGAATTCCAAGCTCCTCGCTTACTGGATGAGAAAGAGATGAGGGCCAACGAGGacatgcagcagaaaaaaaagaacaggaaATCAGTAACACCCTGTAAAGTGAGAGAACAAGAGGGAAGGGGAGGGAAG GGTACAGGTGGCGATGAGAATGGTCCAGCATCCAAAGTGCAGAAAAATTTTATCTGCGACCACTGTTATGGAGCGTTTAGGAGTGGATACCACCTGAAGAGACATATCCTCATTCATACAG GGGTGAAGCCATACGCTTGCTCCATGTGTGACATGAGGTTCTTCCAACGTTACCATCTGGCAAGACACACCCTCACACATACTG GGGTGAAGCCATATGCTTGCTCAATGTGTGACATGAGATTTTTCCAGAGATACCACCTGGCAAGACACACGCTCACCCATACGG GGGTGAAGCCATACGCTTGCTCCATGTGTGACATGAGGTTCTTCCAGCGTTACCATTTGGCAAGACACACCCTCACACATACTG GGGTGAAGCCTTATGCTTGCACTATGTGTGACATGAGGTTTATTCAACGTTACCAACTGGAGAGACACAGTCTAACTCATACAG GGGTGAAGCCGTACGCTTGCACCATGTGTGACAAGAGGTTTTTTCAGCGCTACCACCTGGCGAGACACAGCCTCACTCATATGG GTGTGAAACCTTTTGCTTGCACCATGTGTGACATGAAGTTTTTTCAACGTTACCACCTGGCGAGACACAGCCTCACTCATACGG GTGTGAAACCTTATGCTTGCACCATGTGTGACAAGAGGTTTTTTCAGCGCTACCACCTGGCGAGACACAGCCTCACTCATATGG GTGTGAAACCTTTTGCTTGTACCATGTGTGACATGAGGTTTGTTCAGCGTTACCACCTGGCGAGACACAGCCTCACTCATACGG GTGTGAAACCTTATGCTTGCACCATGTGTGACAAGAGGTTTTTTCAGCGCTACCACCTGGCGAGACACAGCCTCACTCATATGG GTGTGAAACCTTTTGCTTGTACCATGTGTGACATGAGGTTTGTTCAGCGTTACCACCTGACGAGACACAGCCTCACTCATACGG GGGTGAAGCCGTATGCTTGTTCCATGTGTGACATGAGGTTTATTCAGCGTAACCACCTGGAGAGACACAGCCTCACTCATACGG GAGAGAAGCCATTTGCATGTGACATGTGTGATATGAGGTTTATTCAGCGCTACCACCTTGAGAGACACAAGCGTGTCCATAGTGGGGAGAAGCCTTATCAGTGTGAACGGTGCCAGCAG AACTTCTCACGCACAGACCGGCTGTTGCGACATCGGCGATTGTGCCAGGGTCGTGGCGTTGCCAAAGTAGAGAACCAGCCATGCTGCGAACCGCGCCCGTATCCACAAGAACCGCCACCCGCACCCCCAACCTGGAGCCCTTTGCACCCTCCTCCAGGGCGGTTGGCAGTCTGA
- the znf740a gene encoding gastrula zinc finger protein XlCGF58.1 isoform X6, protein MSHLPSSSVRDHMKWAGLLGCEAVLSSMALMQASSMAAPPKKMMAPLGHAPPQREGPDRAPQGHMILPSGMSCPPLLIRKEGEFQAPRLLDEKEMRANEDMQQKKKNRKSVTPCKVREQEGRGGKGTGGDENGPASKVQKNFICDHCYGAFRSGYHLKRHILIHTGEKPYACAVCDMRFIQRYHLERHSLIHTGVKPYACTMCDMRFFQRYHLERHRLTHTGVKPYACSMCDMRFFQRYHLARHTLTHTGVKPYACSMCDMRFFQRYHLARHSLTHTGVKPYACSMCDMRFFQRYHLARHTLTHTGVKPYACSMCDMRFFQRYHLARHTLTHTGVKPYACTMCDMRFIQRYQLERHSLTHTGVKPYACTMCDKRFFQRYHLARHSLTHMGVKPYACTMCDKRFFQRYHLARHSLTHMGVKPFACTMCDMRFVQRYHLARHSLTHTGVKPYACTMCDKRFFQRYHLARHSLTHMGVKPFACTMCDMRFVQRYHLTRHSLTHTGVKPYACSMCDMRFIQRNHLERHSLTHTGEKPFACDMCDMRFIQRYHLERHKRVHSGEKPYQCERCQQNFSRTDRLLRHRRLCQGRGVAKVENQPCCEPRPYPQEPPPAPPTWSPLHPPPGRLAV, encoded by the exons ATGTCACATCTGCCCAGCAGCTCAGTCCGCGACCATATGAAATGG GCGGGGCTGCTTGGCTGTGAAGCTGTCCTCTCCAGTATGGCTTTGATGCAGGCCAGTTCGATGGCCGCTCCACCCAAAAAAATGATGGCTCCACTTGGCCATGCACCGCCTCAGAGAGAGGGACCTGACCGTGCTCCCCAGGGCCATATGATTCTCCCATCGGGAATGAgctgtccaccactg CTTATCCGGAAGGAAGGTGAATTCCAAGCTCCTCGCTTACTGGATGAGAAAGAGATGAGGGCCAACGAGGacatgcagcagaaaaaaaagaacaggaaATCAGTAACACCCTGTAAAGTGAGAGAACAAGAGGGAAGGGGAGGGAAG GGTACAGGTGGCGATGAGAATGGTCCAGCATCCAAAGTGCAGAAAAATTTTATCTGCGACCACTGTTATGGAGCGTTTAGGAGTGGATACCACCTGAAGAGACATATCCTCATTCATACAG GGGAGAAGCCGTATGCTTGTGCCGTATGTGACATGAGGTTTATTCAGCGTTACCACCTGGAGAGACACAGCCTCATTCACACGG GAGTGAAGCCGTACGCTTGTACCATGTGTGACATGAGGTTTTTCCAGCGTTACCACCTGGAGAGACACAGACTCACACATACGG GGGTGAAGCCATACGCTTGCTCCATGTGTGACATGAGGTTCTTCCAACGTTACCATCTGGCAAGACACACCCTCACACATACTG GGGTGAAGCCATACGCTTGCTCCATGTGTGATATGAGATTTTTTCAGCGCTACCACTTGGCAAGACACAGCCTCACCCACACGG GGGTGAAGCCATATGCTTGCTCAATGTGTGACATGAGATTTTTCCAGAGATACCACCTGGCAAGACACACGCTCACCCATACGG GGGTGAAGCCATACGCTTGCTCCATGTGTGACATGAGGTTCTTCCAGCGTTACCATTTGGCAAGACACACCCTCACACATACTG GGGTGAAGCCTTATGCTTGCACTATGTGTGACATGAGGTTTATTCAACGTTACCAACTGGAGAGACACAGTCTAACTCATACAG GGGTGAAGCCGTACGCTTGCACCATGTGTGACAAGAGGTTTTTTCAGCGCTACCACCTGGCGAGACACAGCCTCACTCATATGG GTGTGAAACCTTATGCTTGCACCATGTGTGACAAGAGGTTTTTTCAGCGCTACCACCTGGCGAGACACAGCCTCACTCATATGG GTGTGAAACCTTTTGCTTGTACCATGTGTGACATGAGGTTTGTTCAGCGTTACCACCTGGCGAGACACAGCCTCACTCATACGG GTGTGAAACCTTATGCTTGCACCATGTGTGACAAGAGGTTTTTTCAGCGCTACCACCTGGCGAGACACAGCCTCACTCATATGG GTGTGAAACCTTTTGCTTGTACCATGTGTGACATGAGGTTTGTTCAGCGTTACCACCTGACGAGACACAGCCTCACTCATACGG GGGTGAAGCCGTATGCTTGTTCCATGTGTGACATGAGGTTTATTCAGCGTAACCACCTGGAGAGACACAGCCTCACTCATACGG GAGAGAAGCCATTTGCATGTGACATGTGTGATATGAGGTTTATTCAGCGCTACCACCTTGAGAGACACAAGCGTGTCCATAGTGGGGAGAAGCCTTATCAGTGTGAACGGTGCCAGCAG AACTTCTCACGCACAGACCGGCTGTTGCGACATCGGCGATTGTGCCAGGGTCGTGGCGTTGCCAAAGTAGAGAACCAGCCATGCTGCGAACCGCGCCCGTATCCACAAGAACCGCCACCCGCACCCCCAACCTGGAGCCCTTTGCACCCTCCTCCAGGGCGGTTGGCAGTCTGA